Genomic window (Daucus carota subsp. sativus chromosome 5, DH1 v3.0, whole genome shotgun sequence):
AGGCGTTACTCGATATGAAGTCTCCTCAGAATGTTAGGCAGGTTCAGAGCCTTACAGGAAGGATAGCAGCATTAAATAGATTCGTATCCAAATCCTCAGATAGGTGCAAGGAGTTCTTTAAGGCTATCAAGGATGCAGGGAAAACTTTCGTATGGACAGACAAGTGTGAGGAGGCCTTCCAAAGGATAAAGGAACAGTTAGGAAAGCCACCTCTCTTGGCCAAGCCAGTAGAAGGAGAAACGTTAATCTTATACTTGGCCATTTCAAGACATTCCATTAGTGCTGTCCTTGTGAAGGAAGAAAAGGATGTTCAATTCCCAGTATATTATGTTAGCAAGAGGCTACAAGATGCTGAAACAAGATACACTAGCATGGAAAAGCTGGTATATTCTTTAGTCTTAGCAGCAAGGAAACTTCGTCCATACTTTCAGGCACATAAGATTGAGGTGCGAACTTCTTATCCTCTCCGTCAGATTATGCATAAGCCAGAAGCAACGGGAAGATTGATGAAGTGGGCCGTAGAGCTAGGACAGTTTGATTTGGAGTATAAGCCTAGGGCTACTATCAAGGGTCAAGCTCTAGCAGATTTCTTGCTGGAATTTGAAGATGACACTCTAGAATGGGCAATGGTGCCGTATAGTCCAGTCGTTGAACCCATTAATGGTCTCTTGGTGGAAGATGACACATGGTGGAACTTGCATGTCGATGGGGCTGTCAATTCTGATGGAGCTGGAGTTGGGATAGTTTTGGTTAGTCCTGGGGGGTGTCGATTGTTAAGTGCCATCCACTTGGGGTTCCCCGCTACCAACAATGATGCAGAATATGAGGCATTGATTAATGGCTTATCCCTCGCCATAGAAATGAAGGCTAGAAACCTTATTGTGTACAGTGATTCCATGTTGGTGGTACACCAGGTAAATGGGGGGTTCTTGGCTCGAGGTTGGAGGACGAACTTATACATGACTCACACGCAGGAGTTGATGAAGAAGTTCAGGGAGGTGCATTTGGAAAAGGTTCCTCGCGAGAAAAATGAAGGCGCTGATGCATTGGCCAAGGCCAGTTCAAGAAGGGACACCAAGTTATTAGGAACTATCCAATTCTGTGTTCAGGAGAAGCCAAGTGTGTCGGAAGCACAGAAGGTCACCCGGTTCAGAGAAGATCTGATGGAAGTAGAGGATGAAATCGCGGATACTTGGATGACCCCTATACTTAAGTTTGTCCAGGAGGGTCAGCTCCCGGAAGGTGTAAAGGAAGCCAGAAGTCTTAGATACAAAGCAGCAAGATTTGTCATATACGATGGGGTCTTGTACAAGAGGGGGTTCAACCAACTGTTGCTGAAGTGCATTGCAGGGGACGATTGCAACTATATCTTGAGGGAAGTACATGAAGGAATATGTggcaatcactcggggggtagttcaCTTGCTTTAAAGATCCTTAGGCAAGGATACTACTGGCCGACTATGAGGAGTGAAGCAAGCAAGTTCGTGCAGGCGTGTGACAAGTGCCAGCGATTTGCCACATATTCATCTCGTCCTGCAGCAAGTCTGACTCCGTTACTCAGTCCATGGCCATTCGCTTTGTGGGGGATAGATCTCATTGGAGAGCTTCCAAAAGCCAAAGGAGGAGTCAGGTATGCAGTAGTGGCAGTAGATTACTTTACAAAATGGGCCGAGGCCGCGCCTCTAGCAACCATTACTGCTAAGAAGATAACAAGCTTTGTATTCAATTCAATCGTGTGCAGATTTGGTATCCCGTACAAATTGATATCTGACAATGGGAAGCAGTTCGACAGCAAAGAGTTGAAGAAATTGTGTGATGACCTGAATATAAAGAGAAACTTTGCAGCCGTGTACCATCCACAAAGCAATGGACAGACTGAAGCAATCAACAAGATCATCAAACACACGCTGAAGGCCAAGTTGGAAGAGAAGAAAGGTGATTGGCCGGAGGAGCTTCCAATGGTACTATGGTCATACAACACTACGCCAAGGACAACCACTGGGGAGTCGCCGTTCATGTTGACCTATGGCTGTGAGGCAATGGTTCCGGTAGAGGTCGGAGCAGGTTCCTTTAGGAGAGACCACTTCCAGGAAGAAGACAATGTTGTCAACCAGAGGCTACATCTAGATATGTTGGAAGAAGTCAGAAGGGAGTCGCAAGTTAGGTTGGCAGCATATCAACAAAGGACAGCCCGGTTCTATAACAGTCGAGTCAAGCCTAGACCATTCAAAGTAGGAGACTTGGTGTTGCGCAAGATGATGCCAGGGATGAAAGTGCCAGGTCATGGAGTGTTTGGTGCAAATTGGGAAGGACCATACCGCATTCGAGCTGAGATCTTTGGAGGAGCATATTATTTGGAAGATATGCAAGGTGAGCCCATTTCTAAAGCATGGAATGCTGAGCACTTGAAGAAGTATTATCAATAAGAGCAACATGGACTCTGCCAATAGGAACAGCATGTAGACCTTAGATATGGAAGAACATCCTGTGTAATCACTTTTCAATATATAATGGCAAGACTCTTTAATTCATTTCACTGCCTGCAAACACAGGGCGCGCCCAAACATGGGGCGCGCCTACTCGTTAACGACTTGAAAGGTTACTGAGTTATCAAAGATAATAACTCCTCTTGAGAATTCTAATTAAGAATAAGCTCGCAGGGGAAATAATCCAGCAAAACGATCAGCATTTGTCAAACCAACTACTATTTCTGACTCAAAAGGTATCGAGACTGGGCGCGCCAAGTCATACGGCGCGCCACGTttctatttgtaaatattttataacgCAGCATGATAAGGGAGATTTCCATATACATGGTGGGTACAaggaagaaaaacaaataagcGATATCGTAAAAGAAAGTGCTTAACAAAAGCAGGTAATAAAGCATCAGAAAGAGAAGGGGCGCGCCATAATATCAAGCAGACAAGTTCGCAAAagttatacaaaattaaacaaattgcagGGTTACAGGGACCCGCACCCCAGATAATATTATAAACTTAgtcttgagaagattcttggTTGATAGGTTGAGATGAATCTAGGTTAATGGGCTGAGAAGAGGGAATTTCAACAGCAGAAACCTCTTGAGGAGTATCACCAGAAGTTAATCAGGGAACATAGTTGGTATCATCAGCATTGGCCTCGACTTCACCTTCCTGGCGCGCCTCATCCTCCTTCTGCTGTAAAAACTTTTGTGCAGAAGCTGAGGCCGCTTCCAGTTCAATAGCCAGCCTCTTCTCCTCTATAGCTTTGGCCTCCTCAACCTTGAATTCCTCGATCCAAGCACGGGTAGCAGGCACAAATTTGCTCCAGTCGTAGTCAGGATCGACAACCAAGAAGCCTGTGACATAACTCCTAAAACCAGCTGCAAAAGAACTTGACTCAGCAGTAACTAGGCGCGCCTTGAGATCATCTACTTCACTTTCCAAAGAAAGTGCTTTCTCACTACTGGCCGTCAGTTCCTGGGCTGTCTTATTTAAATCCGCCCTAAGAGTATCAGCATCTGTCTTCAACCTAGAAATATCCCGCTCAGCCTTTGCCTTAAACTTCTCCAACTCCGTTTTGTCTTTTTCAGCCACAGCCAATTGATCCTTTAGCTTCGCCTTCTCCTCGTTAGCAGCATCAAGGCGCGCCCTCAGTTTTTCAGTATCTGAGGGGTTACAGGTTAAGTGGAAGAACAACTCAGCTGCGGCGCGCCTACATGCATCAGCCGCCTGTTCACCGTTACGTTGCTGCcagattttgaattttgatggcTCTATGTAACCATCTGCTACCTTGGAAAACCAATCACCTGCAGCAGTGACTGGAGCATCATAGGGGAACTCAGAAGGAGTCTCGGTAGCCTTTAACCTTTTACTCGGCTGAGGGACGAGATCCTTTGGCTTCCTTTTCTCTTGATTTAGCCTCTTAGGAGATGACTGTTGGAGGGCTGATTGGCTAATGGAAACTTTGTTCTGAGTCTTTGAACTGGACGCGCCAACATTTACGGCGCGCCCAGTGTTGattccaaatccagcaggaagagACATGTCTGGAATAGAGATAAAGACAGAGAAAGGTTACTAATATTAAAGCAAGTTATACACATCATAAAAACGCATACATTCAGAACAAGTAAAGTAAATGACGACCGCGAGAAAAACTTGACTTAAAAGGAAAGACATGTCTCAGAGAATAACTAAAAACGAGTTACCAATATCAGGCGCGCCCCGAGAATCAGAATCATCAGAACCTACTTCTGCTTCCTCTTCGGCTTCTGGTTCCTCCATTTCTTTGGCTTTTCTTTTAATAGGGCGTCCcccataaaaatcttgatgggGACAGATAGACCCTACAGCTTCGCTCAGGAAACCATACTCTTTCAACCTCTCAGTAGTCACTAAGTGGTTAATGATTTTGGACTCGTATGGAAGATTAATTATGTTCTCTGCGCGCCTCTTGGCGCGCCCAGATAAAGAAGATTGCTTCCGTTCAACTAAGACATATAAAGAAGACGAAAAATCTAAGTACTAGCGAAAGTAACAAGGAATGTATATAAAACAGGGCGCGCCGTAAGGAGAAAGACTTACTGGGGGAAGTGTTAAACTGGGTTCTGATCCTCTCCTCTGGCCAAGCATAGAAGAAAGGCTCCTTCCATTTCTTTTCATTGCTAGTCTTCCCTTCAGACCAGCCTGTTGAGTTGTGGGATCTCCTAACCACAAGATAAAAGTAACCCAGACTAGACGCGTCTAATCTGAAGAAATAACTTAAATCTTCCATTGTTGGCGCGCGTTGATTATGATCCCTATATAACATATACAGAGCAATTGCTAGTTTCCAGCTGTTTGGAGACAGTTGAATGGGGGCGATGTCAAACCATTCTATGATGGATTTGAAGTAGGGATGAAGAGGAGGACCAATGCCCAACTTAACAAGTTTAGGAGTAAGAACCATCCTAGGAATTCGTAACCTGGGGTTGTAGTCGAAAATATGAGACCTCATCCAAGGATGAGGGAGCGCCCAGATACAGCCCTTGTCAAAGTACTTTAAGCACCATTTAATTTCAGTGTTTGTAGCAGTAGAAGATAGCCCGACACAAGCCAGTTTTCCAGCCTTCTTGCGAGCCTTAGCCTTAACTGCCTCCCGGACTTCCTTATCCTCATCCCATTCAAAATCCAACTTTTGGTCTGAGATAGGTGGATGGGTGTATGGGTTTGGAGATGGTAAAGGGGAAGGAGGGCGCGCCTCGTCTAAAGATTCCTCGTCATCTAAATTATGATAGAAAGTTCTAGCTTCCTCTTCAGCTTCATCTTCTTCAGAATCTCCATCATCTTCTAGATTCTCCTCATCTTCACCATTTAATTGGTCGCTATCAGAGTCAACTAACTGGGCTTTCCCACGAGAAGGAGAACGATATAACACCTCTTCATCTTGGTTTAAAAACTCGTTGATATCTAAAGGGTCAGGCTCAAGTACTCCAGGGGAAAGGGGCTCGCTTCCAGCCATGGGGGTGAATAACTGAGAAGAAAAGGATTGCAAAGGAACAGGAGAGAAGTAACCTGGCGCGCCCGATTTGGCCAGCTGCaaagaaaaaataaagaagaagaaaatgaatCACTGGGCGCGCCAAGTTGGGAAGAAAGTAGATGATGGGGGTTGAATAAAGAAGTAAGACGAAAACAGAATGATGGGAGTACATATATAGAGGAATATGGAAGCAGACTCAACTAAAGCTATGATTAGTAATAAAGACTAGGCTTCAGTATATTCTCTAAAAGGATAACGGAAAGAGACGGCGCGCCAAATCATAGGGCGCGCCATATCTATAAAGAGAGAGGTCAAGGAGACAGGAGTTACATCAAACAACTATCACGCCGTCGCAAACATTCACAGACAAAGGAACGAAGAAATTACGCGAGAATAAAAGAAAGATATGGCAAATTCCTGAACTATTACAACCAAATACCATAAACACTTATTTGAATTCGCAACGGGTCAAAAATGGATCAAaagcatatacatacatatatatatacaggggAAGTATATGAAGAACAAGTAAAGCAGGTGAAGAGTCGTGAGCTTAAATACAAAAAGTTACCCGGTGAAATTATTAGAGAAAGATATGTATGTGTACCTTGTGACGAGACGAGTCGTGGGATGGCTTTAGAATTGCAAATGAGGCAGTAACACGGACGGTAGAGCTCGACGAAGACAGACGGCGGCGACAAAGGTTTTTACTGAGATAAAAGTGAATAAAGAAGGAATGAAAGGGAAAAGACCCGTATTTATACTCGGGTGGAAAatggaaataaaataaaaacaaaaatatagaaGAAATGGAGTACAGCTGTTCACAATAGGGGTTCTCAACGGTCAGCATCATACGGCGCGCCCAATTAGGTCGTGGACAGttgctaaaaaaaaaaagagataaaagttttaaagatctcgtcgacattttcaatgccaccaagatctggggggtagttgttatatgcaaaattataAAGATTAACTAAACGGGCCGGGCCCACAAAAGAAAGACTACTTGGGCCAGAAAAGTCAAGATCAAATCAGCTTCAAGGTGACCCTGTCAAAAGACAAGGCACGCCCTATCTTTAGGCGCGCCCACTTGCCAAGGAAAGTTTAACTACATTTCAGAAGGGCGGCAGGAGAAGCTTTGTGTTTAAGGGGACGCCCTTAAACTAAGGTAAATCCTACTGTTGGAGTGACGAAgcccctaccttgtagtctgaggagttaCCCTCCTCGGGAGGTAGAGGATAGATGAGAAGACGCATCCCGGGaggtcctatctctgtagtctggcgggttgtccatgtcggggagtagggtagtgtccatgcatttggggtaagctaTATAAGCTAGGCCTCATCGCATTGGGCCCCTTTCGgaaggaagattctagaaggggaggcccagcccacatgggtctcttaggagaaagaactacgtaccggcttgatcccctataaataggggtacgtaggcagattgtaggcatcgatcattcttgagagctattccagttagcaatctcgaaccctttgcttacaattgcagccgcctccataacaaacaaccaaccacttcctacattctcgccaacaagaatcttgatTCACaccgcgaacctcatctttgttaacctaccagttttctccgttaacaagaATTAAGTACATATTTTAATTGTTCCTCAATTTACGCCGTCACCTTCAAATACACGAAACGTGAAAGTACATGAACACGACACGACTATATGAAAGAATGAGTTTATTGGAGAATTTGAAAGGGAATGTGACCCGTATAAAATGGAAGAAAGATGGACTACACATGAAACACGATGATCCTGTAAACTATCCCCACTGCCGAGCAAGCCTTTGGTTTTATAATAGAAGAAATATATACAACAGGTATTTTCATTGACAATTGGGCGGCTTAGACAGAGATGGTTGCGGACTTGCGGTATTGCCAAATGTCATCTACTTCTGTGATTTTACCGAATTTTGATACTCTATTACATGCGCAAAATGCCGTTGTCAAGTTCACTCTCACTCGATTAACTATGAATTACTTGTGGAGTTGTTAAATGATTTATATGAATTTGTGTGGTAGGTGAGGAAAGCACAACCGTATATACTTGTCTAACTGTGGAGTGTGGACTAATCTCACATAGAAGATTTGGAGTTTTTGCTGATCAATTGATTGGTGTGTTTTCTATGTGCTGTTTTCTATCTTCcattaaagaaaataatacatcaaaaaaaaataatactaacAAAGTTGGTTCACTAAAACGTTCTGACATTGAACATGTTTGGCTCCCCTTACTCGACAAGAATAAGGACTTATTTCAGGAAAAGATAAGACTAACACGGTCATAATTATTACACAAAACATACTGATATTTCACACGGTCACAGGCACAAACGTTACACCTGCGTTTCTTGTTTTAATCAACAAATGATTTCTGGGACAAGACAAAGATGATTTTTCTTGTGCATTGTTATACCAGGCAGGGCAGCCATGTCAATATCTTCAATCTTCTTGCCGGGAGGCGATTCCCAGTTAAATGAGTAGAGAAGATTAGCCAGCGCTAGCTCTGTCGTAGCCACTCCCATTGCTATTCCTGGACATATTCTCCGTCCTACCCCGAATGGTATTAGCTCAAAATCCTGTCCTTTGAAATCAATGCTACTTGTCATGAATCTTTCGGGCAAAAACTCGTTGGGATTTTCCCAAGACTCGGGATCCTTTCCTATAGCATATGTATTGACGTACACAAGTGTTTTAGCTTCAATATCGTACCCATTTATCACACATTTTTCAATTGTTTCGCGAGGAACAAGAAGTGGAACAGGGGGGTTCAATCTCATAGCCTCCTTCACCACTGCTTTAAGATAAACAAGCTTTTGCACATCATTTTCGTCTAGAAATTCTTTTTTTCCTGTCACCTCTCTAACCTCCTGTTgcactttcttcattttttCCGGGTTCTTAATTAACAAAGTCATCGCCCATACCACAGCTGCTGCACTTGTATCTGATGCCGCAACTATAACATTCTGCAAAAATGCAGGATAAacaaaatattagcaaaaattGCAGATGTTACAATAGCTATCGtctaaatttcaatcaaattagATCAATTGACATATCTAATCTCTTGGAAAGATCAGTTCCAGACATGGCTTGGATTTTGATTACCATTAATATTGCTTTGACGTGATCAAAGGTGAACTCGGATGAATCCTTTTTCATCTGCAGTAAGATGTCGAGGATGCTGCCCTCTTGGGCAGATACAGAGGACGCGTGAAGATGTTCATCAATGAGTTGCTGATAAAATGCATCCAATGCAATAAAACTCTTCTCCAGACGTGCATACGCCCCACTAAGCCTATCAATCAACCGACCTACTACAGGAAAATAATCCGTAAGAAAGAAACTTACAAAATTGGCCTGAGTTTCGGTAAGTAGCCAATGAAATCGACTACTCATATTATCATCATATCCTCTACCAAAGGTAATTTGGAATATGATTGAGCTCGTCAAAGTCATGAGAGTTTTGCTCAAATTCACAATATTAGAATCACCAGCAGCAGCACTACCGCGAATAGTTTTGACCATCCGAGCAACTTCTTGTTCGCGGATGGGTTGAAAAGACTGAGACCTTTTAGTACTAAAAAGATGTAAGTTACATAATTTCCTCATGTCCCTCCAGTAGTCGTTATAGGGTGCAAACACAACATCTATGCCGTTATAGGATACTCTTTGCGAGCCAACTAGAGTTGGCCTGCTTGAAAAGCATAGATCATGGTACTTAAAAACTTGTTTGGCTGCAGCAGCCGAGGAGATGACTAGAGTTTGAACGGAGCCTAACTGTAAAGACATGAGAGGGCCATACTTCTGGGAAAGTTTGTACAAGTAGACGTGGGTGCTTAAGCTGTCGAACTGGTGCATGTTTCCTATCACTGGGAGGCCAGGGGGACCTGGGGGGCGGCGACTCGACTTGCGGACATGGTGATTTCGAAGTGTGAAAAGCAAGAGCAGGGGAAGAGAGATCGCCAAGAGGAGAGCTACTTCCATTATTGATTTTGTGATAATGAGTGTTATCTTCGCGGATGTGTTCGAGACTTTAAGCGCTTGTTCTTTTCCCCCAAGTGTGCAGGGTCGGTTGGACGTGATTATTgactaaaaatcaaatcaatccaCAGGTTGCGATAATATGAAATTTCGGACCACAGTTATATGTGCAGttacaaaaattaataacacCAACTCGCAAGTTATGCCATGCGGTGTTCACATTCAAGTCTTTTAAACAAAATCAAACTTAGtacaaaaatgaatattataattttattacggTGCATATCATGAGTCAAGTTCAAATCTTATATGAGAATTAGTGTAATTTAGACAAAGATAATAATGTAGATAtaatcattaaatatttttttttcatttcaaaataatagttattttgattttttttaggtaatttgaggtgtaaagagaatatttttatatattatttttcaatttctttttttaaataaaaatatagatcttAAACTTTtctatattaaaaaagaaattttgaataataacgtatagaaataatttttttatatttcaaattacgTATAAAAAGTCATGCAACATTTACACAAATAATCGAGTCAACAAATAGTAAATTGCAATCCCCTTGCGAAAGTCAAACGATATGTTGAAGATATTGTATATGCAAATACAAGTATCCGCTTCGTGcattctcgttgaattactTGTACCCTCTTCATGATACCCTGACTGATAGAACTATAGTTTAAGCTATCGATCAGAATTGtgattttatacaaattttcatTACCAAATCAAAACCTCGCCTTATAATTAAGAAGTGAAAACAAAACTCTCATCAAGGAGAgagaacaacctacaacttgaAAATACAAGTCGATAATCATAATAAAAGCAAACTGAAAacgaatgaaaataaaaaatttagatctGACAATCGAAACAACAAGATAGACGATCAACTCTCGAGTCCGATAAAATCTGCTTGAatcgaataaaaaaatatatcggAAACTCTGATGATGTAGATCTAGAAAAACAAACCAAACATAAGCAAAAGTAGAACTAGGGGCTGTTTGGCAACACCTTTTAAGCCAgcttctgggtttataagttagaagcacttatttcgtaccgtttgtgtaaaaagtcaagaagcacttataaaaagctaggaatgctagcttttgtctcaggacttctacttatttaccaaacactttaatcacttataagtcttaacttgtttctaacttctactccacttatttattttaagtaagaagcacttattttaagcccaCCCAAACGGCCTCTAAGCAAAAGTAGAACCAAATcagataaaacaaataaaagagtTTGGGGTTTTTCTTACCTCAAAAGCCGATGCAAGCCCTTCAGGTAATAGGCTTGTCAAATAATGGAAACGGCTACTTTAAGAACAAAGagaattttagaattcttaGTTTTAAAATGTGTGCCGAGCCTTCATCCTCCGGTATTAATAATTGAGGGTGAGTGggtgacggagggagtacacaaAAACAACGGTCGACGCCTTCACACACATTTTATTCCTGATGTATGACCACTGATATACGCACGGGATACTTATGTAATGACTTCTGGGACAAGACAAAGATGATTCTTCTTGTGCATTGTTATACCAGGCAGGGCAGCCATGTCAATATCTTTCCTATCTTCACCGGGAGGCAATTCCCAGTTAAAAGGGTAGAGAAGATTAGCTAGCGCTAGCTCCGTCGTAGCCACTCCCATTGCCATTCCTGGACATATTCTCCGTCCTACCCCAAATGGTATCAGCTCAAAATCCTGTCCTTTAAAATCAATGCTACTCATCATGAATCTCTCAGGCAAAAACTCGTTAGGATTTTCCCAACATTCAGGATCCTTTCCTATAGCATATGCATTTACGTAGACAAGTGTTTTAGCTTCAATATCGTACCCATTGATCACACATTTTTCAATTGTTTGGCGGGGAATAAGAAGTGGAATAGGTGGGTTCAATCTCATTGCCTCCTTCACTACTGCTTTAAGATAAACAAGCTTTTGCACGTCGTTTTCGGCTACAAATCCTTTTTCTCCGGTGACCTCTCTCACCTCCTTTTGTGCCTTCTTCATTTTTGCGGGGTTCTTGATTAACAGAGTCATGGCCCATACCACAGCTGCTGCACTTGTATCTGATGCTCCAATTATAACATTCTGCGGAATATGCAGGATAAACAATGTATCAGCAAAAATTGCAGATGTTAAAAATGGCTACCgttcaaatttcaatcaaattGGATCATTTGATATATCTAATCTATGGGAGAGTTCAGTGgcaaacatttatatatttgcaCAAGACTTTCTAATCTCCACCAATAAGCTAAGCAATACTACTGAACTATCTCGGCTAATACCAGTTGCTTTCTAATAAAAGAACGAAGTATAGTTCCAATAATTACCATTAATATTGCTTTGACATGATCAATCGTGAACTCAGATGAATCCTTTTTCATCTGCAGCAAGATGTCGAGGATGCTGCACTCTTGGCCAGATACAGAGGATGCATGAAGATGTTCATCAATGAGTTGTTGATAAAAAGCGTCCAATGCAATGAAACTCTTCTCCAGACGTTCACATGCCCCACTAAGCCTATCAATCAATCGACCTACTAGAGGAAAATAATCTGCAACAAAGAAACTTCCGAAAATGGCCTGAGTTTCAGATAATAGCCAATAAAATCTACTACTCATATTATGATCACCGTCTTCATCATGGTATCCTCTGCCAAAggtaattttaaatatgattgaGCTCGTCAAAGTTTTAAGAATTTTGCTCAAATTCACAACATTAGAATCAGCAGCAGCAGCGCAAATAGTTTTAACCATCCGGGCAACTTCTTGTTCACGGATAGGTTGAAAAGACTGAGACCTTTTAGAACTAAAAAGATGTAAGTTACATAATTTCCTCATGTCCCTCCAGTACTCGTTATAGGGTGCAAAGACAACATCTATGCCGTTATAGGATACTCTTTGCGAGCCAACTAGAGTTGGCCTGCTTGAAAAGCAGAGATCATGGTACTTAAAAACTTGTTTGGCTGCAGCAGCGGAGGAGATGACTAGAGTTTGAACGGAGCCTAACTGTAAAGACATGAGAGGGCCGTACTTCTGGGAAAGTTTGTACAAGTAGACGTGAGTGTTTAAGCTGTCAAACTGGTGCATGTTTCCTATTAATGGGAGGGCACGGGGACCTGGTGGGCGGCGACTCGACTTGCGGACATAGTGATTTCGAAGTGTGAAAAGCAAGAGCAGAGGAAGAGAGATCGCGAGGAGGAGAGCTATTTCCATCATTGATTACTGATAACGTTAATGATAATGAATGTTATTTTTGCGGATGTGTTTGAGACTTTGAGCTTGTATTCTTTTGCTATCAACTTGCCTTCACTGAATCACTGGGGCAAGCAGGATACACAATGACAAATGTAATTAAAGCGCTCGTCAGCATTCAGATACCTTGTCaaaattaggggtgagcaaaaccggaTATCCAGTTCGGTTATCAATAGTCAAACCAGATATCCGGTTTTCCGGATCATCATTAATTTC
Coding sequences:
- the LOC108223801 gene encoding 6,7,8-trihydroxycoumarin synthase, which translates into the protein MEVALLLAISLPLLLLFTLRNHHVRKSSRRPPGPPGLPVIGNMHQFDSLSTHVYLYKLSQKYGPLMSLQLGSVQTLVISSAAAAKQVFKYHDLCFSSRPTLVGSQRVSYNGIDVVFAPYNDYWRDMRKLCNLHLFSTKRSQSFQPIREQEVARMVKTIRGSAAAGDSNIVNLSKTLMTLTSSIIFQITFGRGYDDNMSSRFHWLLTETQANFVSFFLTDYFPVVGRLIDRLSGAYARLEKSFIALDAFYQQLIDEHLHASSVSAQEGSILDILLQMKKDSSEFTFDHVKAILMNVIVAASDTSAAAVVWAMTLLIKNPEKMKKVQQEVREVTGKKEFLDENDVQKLVYLKAVVKEAMRLNPPVPLLVPRETIEKCVINGYDIEAKTLVYVNTYAIGKDPESWENPNEFLPERFMTSSIDFKGQDFELIPFGVGRRICPGIAMGVATTELALANLLYSFNWESPPGKKIEDIDMAALPGITMHKKNHLCLVPEIIC
- the LOC108223800 gene encoding cytochrome P450 83B1, with the protein product MMEIALLLAISLPLLLLFTLRNHYVRKSSRRPPGPRALPLIGNMHQFDSLNTHVYLYKLSQKYGPLMSLQLGSVQTLVISSAAAAKQVFKYHDLCFSSRPTLVGSQRVSYNGIDVVFAPYNEYWRDMRKLCNLHLFSSKRSQSFQPIREQEVARMVKTICAAAADSNVVNLSKILKTLTSSIIFKITFGRGYHDEDGDHNMSSRFYWLLSETQAIFGSFFVADYFPLVGRLIDRLSGACERLEKSFIALDAFYQQLIDEHLHASSVSGQECSILDILLQMKKDSSEFTIDHVKAILMNVIIGASDTSAAAVVWAMTLLIKNPAKMKKAQKEVREVTGEKGFVAENDVQKLVYLKAVVKEAMRLNPPIPLLIPRQTIEKCVINGYDIEAKTLVYVNAYAIGKDPECWENPNEFLPERFMMSSIDFKGQDFELIPFGVGRRICPGMAMGVATTELALANLLYPFNWELPPGEDRKDIDMAALPGITMHKKNHLCLVPEVIT